A window from Rhizosphaericola mali encodes these proteins:
- a CDS encoding 3'-5' exonuclease — protein MNLELQRPIAFIDLETTGINISQDRIVEIAIIKIMPDGEQIQKRKFLNPEMPIPKASSDIHGITDEMVKDAPTFKQVANEVKQFLHNCDLGGYNSNKFDIPMLVEEFLRVGLDFTLKDTKLVDAQKIFFMMEPRNLTAAYKFYCDKELVGAHGALADVIATWEVLDAQVARYPNIGTTLDSILKFTGEDDTVDFARRMVKQKGVEVFNFGKYKGQAVMDVLKKEPQYYDWMMKSDFPLNTKQKLTEIYNRAILNKL, from the coding sequence CGTGGAAATCGCGATCATCAAAATCATGCCTGATGGAGAGCAAATACAAAAACGCAAGTTTTTAAATCCAGAAATGCCCATTCCCAAAGCGTCTTCTGATATTCACGGTATTACGGATGAAATGGTCAAAGATGCACCTACATTCAAACAAGTTGCGAATGAGGTGAAGCAATTTTTGCATAATTGTGATCTTGGAGGCTATAATAGCAACAAGTTTGATATTCCGATGTTGGTGGAGGAATTTTTACGTGTAGGCTTGGATTTTACACTAAAAGATACCAAGCTCGTAGATGCGCAAAAGATATTCTTCATGATGGAACCTCGTAATCTTACTGCCGCATATAAATTTTATTGTGATAAAGAATTGGTCGGTGCACACGGCGCATTGGCAGATGTGATTGCGACCTGGGAAGTTTTGGATGCGCAAGTGGCTCGTTATCCCAATATTGGTACGACGTTGGACAGCATTCTGAAATTTACAGGAGAAGATGATACGGTAGATTTCGCGCGTAGAATGGTCAAACAAAAAGGTGTAGAAGTATTTAATTTTGGAAAATATAAAGGCCAAGCGGTTATGGATGTACTCAAAAAAGAGCCTCAATATTATGACTGGATGATGAAAAGTGATTTTCCATTAAACACTAAACAAAAATTAACTGAAATATATAATAGAGCGATATTGAATAAATTATAA
- a CDS encoding polyprenol monophosphomannose synthase, whose product MEKLVIIPTYNEKENIEAIIKAVFDLDKGYHVLIIDDGSPDGTAQIVKDLMANVYPNILFLEERKGKLGLGTAYIHGFNWALQHNYEFVFEMDADFSHDPKDLERLYDACKNQGGDMSIGSRYVPGGMIENWPWDRHFYSKGGALYTRIITRLPVKDPTAGFVCYTKKVLSTINFDAINFVGYAFQVEMKFATWKLGFKIIEVPITFRDRKVGVSKMNKGILKEGIWGVLKLEWMSLFKKYSKKVGN is encoded by the coding sequence TTGGAGAAACTTGTAATAATTCCAACCTATAACGAAAAAGAAAACATAGAGGCTATAATCAAAGCCGTTTTTGATTTGGATAAAGGTTATCACGTTTTAATTATAGATGACGGTTCGCCCGACGGTACGGCTCAAATTGTAAAAGATTTGATGGCGAATGTTTATCCCAATATCTTATTCTTGGAAGAAAGAAAAGGGAAATTGGGTTTGGGTACGGCATATATTCATGGATTTAACTGGGCATTACAGCATAACTATGAATTTGTATTCGAAATGGATGCAGATTTTTCTCATGATCCTAAAGATTTGGAACGACTATATGATGCGTGCAAAAATCAAGGTGGGGATATGTCGATTGGTAGCCGTTATGTGCCAGGTGGAATGATTGAAAACTGGCCTTGGGATAGACATTTTTATTCCAAAGGGGGTGCTTTATATACCAGGATCATCACTAGGCTACCTGTAAAAGATCCTACAGCAGGATTCGTATGCTATACTAAAAAAGTGTTGTCCACGATTAATTTTGATGCAATTAATTTTGTCGGTTACGCTTTCCAAGTTGAAATGAAATTCGCTACATGGAAACTAGGATTCAAAATTATAGAAGTCCCGATTACATTTAGAGATCGAAAAGTCGGCGTAAGTAAAATGAATAAAGGAATCTTGAAAGAAGGTATTTGGGGCGTACTCAAATTAGAATGGATGAGCTTATTCAAAAAATATAGTAAAAAGGTCGGAAATTAA
- a CDS encoding nucleoside permease has translation MQVKYRLIVLHFFQFFVWGAWLITVANYWFGTKHWDGTQFGAVFGTMGIASVFMPTLTGIIADRWMNAEKLYGILHILYAISLFYLTKVQTPGAFFAVMLISMCFYMPTIALGYSISYSILKKHNYDIITTFPPIRVWGTVGFIAAMWVTNLTGSKASVNQFYIASAGAFLLGIYGFTLIPCKPDKAQKSSSLAETLGLTAFKLFANKQIALFFIFSMFLGAALQLTNAYGDVFLSEFSAYPSYADSFVVKYSTIIMSISQISETLFILAIPFFLKKFGIKKVMLISILAWVLRFGFFGYGNPTSGLWMIIMSCIVYGMAFDFFNISGSLFIESSTTPKIRSSAQGLFMMMTNGFGAIFGSLVSGKVIDMYFTKHFQKASDLASFLKTDTSNTKFQSYLSENHLNILGNGDLSSIWQMKDWHSIWICFAAYALVLAILFMIFFKETKKPEDQIAIMH, from the coding sequence ATGCAGGTAAAATATAGATTAATTGTATTACATTTTTTTCAATTTTTCGTTTGGGGAGCATGGTTAATCACCGTTGCGAACTATTGGTTTGGAACTAAACATTGGGACGGAACACAATTTGGTGCTGTATTTGGAACAATGGGAATTGCGTCCGTATTTATGCCTACGCTTACCGGAATCATCGCGGACAGATGGATGAATGCAGAGAAACTTTATGGAATCTTACATATACTCTACGCGATTTCCCTATTTTATTTAACTAAGGTACAAACGCCAGGAGCGTTCTTTGCGGTCATGTTAATTTCCATGTGTTTTTACATGCCAACAATTGCATTGGGATATTCGATCTCCTACTCTATTTTAAAAAAGCACAATTACGATATTATTACTACTTTTCCTCCTATTAGGGTATGGGGTACAGTAGGATTTATTGCAGCTATGTGGGTGACCAATTTAACAGGCAGTAAGGCTTCTGTTAATCAATTTTATATTGCCTCTGCTGGAGCATTTTTATTAGGAATTTATGGATTTACTTTGATACCATGTAAGCCTGATAAAGCTCAAAAATCATCCTCTTTGGCTGAAACTTTAGGATTGACGGCATTCAAATTGTTTGCGAATAAACAAATCGCTTTATTTTTCATTTTCTCGATGTTTTTAGGAGCAGCATTGCAATTGACCAATGCTTATGGCGATGTCTTCTTATCCGAATTTAGCGCTTATCCAAGCTATGCAGATAGTTTTGTAGTCAAATATTCTACGATTATCATGTCCATTTCTCAGATTTCTGAGACCTTATTTATCCTTGCAATTCCTTTCTTTTTGAAAAAATTTGGGATAAAAAAAGTAATGCTAATTTCCATATTAGCATGGGTTTTACGATTCGGATTTTTCGGATACGGCAATCCGACAAGTGGACTTTGGATGATCATCATGTCTTGTATTGTCTATGGAATGGCATTTGACTTTTTCAATATTTCTGGTTCTTTGTTTATTGAAAGTTCAACTACACCCAAAATACGTTCTTCTGCTCAAGGATTATTTATGATGATGACCAATGGGTTTGGAGCAATTTTCGGAAGTTTGGTTTCCGGAAAAGTCATCGATATGTATTTTACTAAACATTTTCAAAAAGCATCCGATCTTGCGTCATTTCTCAAAACAGATACATCCAACACAAAATTTCAAAGTTATCTTTCCGAAAATCATTTGAATATATTGGGCAATGGCGATCTGAGTAGTATATGGCAAATGAAAGATTGGCATTCAATCTGGATTTGTTTTGCTGCATACGCTTTAGTACTTGCTATTTTATTTATGATATTCTTCAAAGAAACCAAAAAGCCAGAAGATCAAATAGCAATAATGCATTAA
- a CDS encoding lipopolysaccharide biosynthesis protein, whose product MGIVRKQSLFSSIIIYIGFIIGAINTMILLPKFFTPQELGLTRLYFDFASLFAPFLTLGGLSTLMKFFPLYKSHLKPEENDLPTLVLGVFAFGCILFTAACLIFKEFMARKFGHNSALFIKYYYYTIPFTLVFAAFAVMEGFCWVIHKTVVSNFLREIPFRLATTILIVLFLFKKISLDTFFALYSIIYVPSVAIALFILIKDGTIKLCFKISKVTRRLYKKILIFTSFHLSGVLIGVLPKTLDGIMIASINGLTEVGVYTLATNLIALMEVPQRAMLGISSALISEGWKDNNMGKLRDIYQKSALTLLILGIGIFGLLYPNMNNLIRFEGPSYEKMKVIVLISGIAKILDMGMGMNQQILGFSKHWKIDFFTSSIFVILSIPINYIFIKHWGNIGAALGAGLLLTAFNFVRFIYNWRLFRLQPFSKKTLVALLLGIICILPAYYFPFLDNIYVDTLVRSSIFLLLFGGSILYFNVSADITDMYRMFVSKIMNRLIKNREF is encoded by the coding sequence ATGGGGATTGTCCGAAAGCAAAGTTTATTTTCTAGTATTATAATTTATATAGGCTTTATTATCGGAGCGATTAATACGATGATCCTATTACCCAAATTTTTTACACCACAAGAATTGGGCTTGACTAGATTGTATTTTGATTTTGCCTCATTATTTGCACCATTCTTGACCTTGGGCGGTTTATCCACGTTGATGAAATTTTTTCCTTTGTACAAATCTCATCTTAAACCTGAGGAAAATGATCTCCCAACTTTGGTACTCGGCGTATTTGCATTTGGATGCATTTTATTCACCGCGGCGTGTTTGATTTTCAAAGAATTCATGGCGCGAAAATTTGGACATAACTCTGCCCTATTTATCAAATATTACTATTATACCATTCCTTTCACTTTGGTTTTTGCGGCATTTGCCGTCATGGAAGGTTTCTGCTGGGTAATACATAAAACGGTGGTTTCCAATTTTTTACGAGAAATTCCATTTCGCTTAGCGACCACCATTTTAATTGTTTTATTTCTTTTTAAAAAAATATCATTAGATACTTTCTTTGCATTATATAGCATTATTTATGTACCCAGCGTCGCGATCGCATTATTTATTTTGATCAAAGATGGAACGATCAAATTATGCTTTAAAATCAGCAAAGTAACAAGACGTCTGTATAAAAAGATTCTCATTTTCACTTCCTTTCACTTATCCGGCGTATTGATTGGCGTTTTGCCAAAAACCTTGGACGGTATCATGATTGCCAGCATTAACGGCTTGACAGAAGTCGGTGTATATACTTTGGCAACGAATCTCATCGCCTTAATGGAAGTACCTCAAAGAGCCATGTTGGGCATTTCTTCTGCGCTAATTTCCGAGGGATGGAAAGACAACAACATGGGCAAATTGCGCGATATATATCAAAAAAGTGCATTGACTTTATTGATATTAGGTATCGGCATATTTGGACTTTTGTATCCCAATATGAATAATTTGATTCGATTTGAAGGTCCATCGTACGAAAAAATGAAAGTCATCGTATTGATTTCCGGCATTGCTAAGATTTTGGATATGGGAATGGGAATGAACCAACAGATTTTAGGTTTTTCAAAACATTGGAAAATTGATTTTTTCACAAGTTCTATATTTGTGATTTTATCCATTCCTATCAATTATATTTTTATCAAGCATTGGGGTAATATCGGAGCTGCTCTCGGTGCCGGATTATTATTGACCGCATTTAATTTTGTACGATTTATCTATAATTGGCGTTTATTTAGATTACAACCATTTAGTAAAAAAACGCTTGTCGCGTTACTGTTAGGTATTATTTGCATATTACCCGCATATTATTTTCCCTTTTTAGATAATATATATGTAGATACACTTGTTAGATCTAGTATCTTCTTATTGCTATTTGGAGGCAGTATTTTGTATTTTAATGTATCGGCAGATATTACTGATATGTATCGTATGTTTGTTTCTAAAATTATGAACAGATTAATAAAAAATAGAGAATTTTAA
- a CDS encoding DUF7033 domain-containing protein — protein sequence MVQVICYTEKITTRLQYIVAFLLGKDVHITDQLTEAHIFYSNNKPDHLDVVWIQPQGLLEAEDIAPQEIQITKDTTPIFFQNESDLGFDIFAATFYLLSRYEEYLPFQKDEYGRYAVENSLAFQNNFLELPLIDIWRKALQDKIHSIFPQIIFPKIEAKYIPTFDIDVAYSYQGKSFFRNIGGGLKDLLNKNLNQVKSRISVLFRREQDPFDTYILIEGELKKLNSTAIFFFPIARKIQGYDKNILPKKAILQNLIRKINATYPVGMHPSWHSGDDKNEFIWEKQYLESIIEQPISKSRQHYIRMLLPEKYQQLIELHIQEDFSMGYGSRNGFRASTAYPFYWFDLTKNEITPLKIFPFCFMDANSFYEQHFSASEMLEEFRNYWSLIQKFGGNLISIMHNNFLSEQVPFVEYRQAILQFWKEMQQKENNNSIKD from the coding sequence ATGGTACAGGTCATATGTTACACAGAAAAAATCACCACGAGATTGCAATATATAGTTGCATTTTTGTTGGGAAAAGATGTACACATCACTGATCAATTAACAGAAGCTCATATTTTTTATAGTAATAACAAACCTGATCATCTTGATGTCGTTTGGATACAACCACAAGGATTGTTAGAAGCGGAGGATATAGCTCCTCAAGAAATTCAAATAACAAAAGACACTACTCCTATTTTTTTCCAAAATGAAAGCGATCTCGGTTTTGATATTTTTGCTGCTACATTTTATCTTTTAAGTCGTTACGAAGAATATTTACCCTTTCAAAAAGATGAATATGGTAGATATGCAGTGGAGAATAGTTTGGCATTTCAGAATAATTTTCTCGAATTACCACTCATTGATATTTGGAGAAAAGCATTGCAGGATAAAATTCATTCGATATTTCCACAGATCATTTTTCCAAAAATCGAAGCAAAATATATTCCTACATTTGACATCGATGTTGCATATTCTTATCAAGGAAAATCATTTTTTAGGAATATTGGCGGTGGTTTGAAAGATTTACTGAATAAAAATTTGAACCAAGTAAAAAGCCGTATTTCAGTTCTTTTCAGAAGAGAACAAGATCCGTTTGATACTTACATACTAATAGAAGGTGAATTAAAAAAGTTAAATAGCACCGCTATTTTCTTTTTCCCAATTGCAAGAAAAATACAAGGTTACGACAAAAATATTTTACCCAAAAAAGCCATTTTACAAAATCTCATTCGAAAAATAAACGCCACATATCCAGTGGGAATGCATCCTAGTTGGCATAGCGGAGACGATAAGAATGAATTTATTTGGGAAAAACAATATCTAGAATCCATCATTGAGCAACCTATTTCCAAAAGTCGGCAACATTACATCAGAATGCTTTTACCCGAAAAATATCAACAACTTATTGAGTTGCATATCCAAGAAGATTTTTCGATGGGTTATGGTAGCAGAAATGGATTTCGAGCTTCGACAGCCTATCCATTTTACTGGTTTGATTTGACAAAAAACGAAATAACTCCTTTAAAAATATTTCCCTTCTGTTTCATGGATGCCAATTCTTTTTATGAACAACATTTCTCTGCATCAGAAATGTTGGAGGAATTTAGAAATTATTGGTCTCTCATTCAGAAATTTGGAGGAAATCTCATCAGTATTATGCATAACAATTTCTTATCCGAACAAGTACCTTTTGTAGAATATCGACAGGCAATTCTACAATTTTGGAAAGAAATGCAACAGAAAGAAAACAATAATTCGATAAAAGATTAA
- a CDS encoding cysteine-rich CWC family protein, producing the protein MISSNKICPRCQKTFFCNANDISNCGCRTIHLQQTTLEYLSKTNYDCLCPACLNEINNLVTQTQNSNFPDSAEELMEGIHYYKEGDFFVFKEFYHIQRGYCCANGCRHCPYGNAK; encoded by the coding sequence ATGATTTCTTCGAATAAGATATGTCCAAGATGTCAAAAAACATTCTTTTGTAATGCCAATGACATTTCCAATTGTGGATGCCGCACGATTCACTTGCAACAAACTACATTAGAGTATTTATCTAAAACAAACTATGATTGTCTTTGTCCAGCGTGTTTGAATGAAATCAATAATTTAGTTACACAAACGCAAAATTCCAATTTTCCAGATTCGGCAGAAGAGTTAATGGAAGGAATACATTACTATAAAGAAGGAGACTTTTTCGTATTCAAAGAATTTTACCACATACAGCGTGGCTATTGCTGTGCCAATGGTTGTCGACATTGTCCCTATGGAAATGCAAAATAA
- the metE gene encoding 5-methyltetrahydropteroyltriglutamate--homocysteine S-methyltransferase, producing MRTHNLGYPRIGNHRELKKAEEAYWSGKTALNDLVQTAKEIRRHNWELQKNAGIDLIPCNDFSYYDQTLDMSLLFGAIPDRFHGLMQQKQLCDIDLLFAMARGYQKDEHDITAMEMTKWFDTNYHYIVPEFKANQKFSLYSKKPLNEFIEAKSIVENPKVVLLGPISYLLLGKEKEEGFHRLDLLSNLLPAYLELLKVLDENNAHYIQLDEPCLSLNLTDKERAAFTKTYQTIHAKFPHLHIILASYFECYGDNLSTVLELPIQTLHLDLVRCPAQLDDILATNIKDKKLNLSLGIVDGRNIWKNDFEHSLTFIDKAKAVIGEERILVGPSCSLLHSPCDLDLEKESTSLTADIKQWLAFAKQKIDEIATLKALATGSKDAPILEKFEANKLAISNKKTSSLIHNPAVKERIKAIDASFSTRKNPFEKRRKVQENILKLPLFPTTTIGSFPQTKEIRNWRSQYKKHEITSELYDLLLKSETEKTIKWQETIGLDVLVHGEFERNDMVEYFGEQLSGFAFTQNGWVQSYGSRCVKPPIVFGDVYRPNPMTVYWSSYAQSLTKKWVKGMLTGPVTILQWSFVRNDQPRSETCNQIALAIRDEVSDLEKAGIKVIQIDEPAIREGLPLRKENWATYLQWAVNAFKISASSVEDATQIHTHMCYSEFNDIIDSIAAMDADVITIECSRSQMELLDAFADFNYPNEIGPGVYDIHSPRVPSEEEMVDLLKKAQKVIPTENLWVNPDCGLKTRKWDETKKALIEMVQAARLMRTQVPIEANI from the coding sequence ATGCGTACACACAATTTAGGTTATCCGAGGATTGGTAACCACAGAGAATTGAAAAAAGCAGAAGAAGCTTACTGGTCAGGGAAAACAGCGTTGAATGACTTAGTACAAACGGCAAAAGAAATACGCCGACACAATTGGGAATTACAAAAAAATGCAGGTATCGATTTGATTCCGTGCAATGACTTTTCCTATTATGATCAGACATTAGACATGAGTTTATTGTTTGGCGCTATTCCGGATCGTTTTCATGGATTGATGCAGCAAAAACAATTATGTGATATTGATTTGTTATTTGCCATGGCACGTGGTTATCAAAAAGACGAGCACGATATTACTGCAATGGAAATGACCAAATGGTTTGACACTAACTATCATTATATTGTACCTGAATTTAAAGCGAATCAAAAGTTTAGTTTATACTCCAAAAAACCACTCAACGAATTTATAGAAGCGAAATCTATAGTTGAAAATCCAAAAGTGGTTTTATTAGGACCGATTTCCTATTTATTATTGGGAAAAGAAAAAGAAGAAGGTTTTCATCGTTTGGATTTATTGAGCAATTTGTTACCGGCATATTTGGAACTATTAAAAGTTTTGGATGAAAACAATGCCCACTACATTCAACTTGATGAGCCTTGTTTGTCTTTGAATTTAACTGACAAAGAAAGAGCCGCATTTACCAAAACTTACCAAACTATACATGCGAAATTTCCACATTTGCATATCATTTTGGCAAGTTATTTTGAGTGCTATGGAGACAATCTTTCTACAGTTTTGGAATTACCTATCCAAACTTTACACTTGGACTTAGTGCGTTGTCCGGCGCAACTGGACGATATCCTTGCGACAAACATTAAGGATAAAAAATTGAATCTTTCACTTGGAATTGTAGATGGTCGCAATATCTGGAAAAATGATTTTGAACATTCGTTAACTTTTATTGATAAAGCAAAGGCTGTAATCGGGGAAGAGAGAATTTTAGTAGGACCGTCTTGCTCTCTTTTACATAGTCCTTGTGATTTAGATTTGGAAAAAGAAAGTACGAGTTTGACCGCAGACATCAAGCAATGGTTAGCTTTTGCAAAACAAAAAATTGATGAAATAGCAACTTTAAAAGCTTTAGCAACAGGATCAAAAGATGCCCCTATTTTGGAAAAATTTGAAGCAAATAAATTAGCCATTTCCAATAAAAAAACCTCGTCTTTGATTCACAATCCTGCCGTCAAAGAACGAATCAAAGCCATTGACGCCTCTTTTTCCACTAGAAAAAATCCGTTTGAAAAAAGAAGAAAAGTTCAGGAAAATATTTTGAAGTTACCTTTATTCCCAACGACAACAATTGGTTCATTTCCACAGACTAAAGAGATTAGAAACTGGCGTTCACAATATAAAAAGCATGAAATTACATCTGAACTATATGATCTTTTATTAAAATCAGAAACAGAAAAGACGATTAAATGGCAAGAAACAATTGGCTTGGATGTATTGGTGCATGGGGAATTTGAACGTAATGACATGGTAGAATATTTTGGAGAGCAATTATCTGGTTTTGCATTTACCCAAAATGGTTGGGTACAAAGTTATGGCAGCCGTTGTGTAAAACCACCCATCGTTTTCGGGGATGTCTATCGTCCCAATCCTATGACGGTTTATTGGAGTTCGTACGCACAATCTTTGACTAAGAAATGGGTGAAAGGTATGTTGACGGGGCCTGTGACTATATTGCAATGGAGCTTTGTCAGAAATGACCAACCAAGATCTGAAACTTGTAACCAAATTGCATTAGCAATCAGAGACGAAGTAAGTGATTTGGAAAAAGCAGGTATTAAAGTTATCCAAATTGATGAGCCTGCCATACGTGAAGGCCTACCTTTACGAAAAGAAAATTGGGCGACTTATTTGCAATGGGCTGTGAATGCATTTAAAATTTCTGCAAGTTCTGTGGAAGACGCAACGCAGATACATACGCACATGTGCTATTCCGAATTTAACGACATCATTGATTCCATCGCTGCGATGGATGCGGACGTGATTACGATTGAATGCTCTCGTTCTCAAATGGAATTATTGGATGCATTTGCCGATTTCAACTATCCAAATGAGATCGGACCGGGCGTGTACGATATTCACTCTCCACGCGTACCAAGTGAAGAGGAAATGGTTGATTTGTTGAAAAAAGCTCAAAAAGTTATTCCAACCGAAAATCTTTGGGTAAATCCAGACTGTGGTTTGAAAACTAGAAAATGGGACGAAACTAAAAAAGCATTGATCGAAATGGTACAAGCCGCAAGACTTATGCGTACACAAGTACCCATTGAAGCAAATATTTAG
- a CDS encoding Pycsar system effector family protein, which produces MDYSILVQNAKDKFLSFIQSHPKPNLSYHNVRHTEAVVDAAIEMGEFYHLSDRERSLLQVAAWFHDIGYFSKGSDNHESEGANMVEKFLQSLEMPIEDIEIVKGCIDATRMPQNPHNLFEKIICDADLSHFGKEDFYEKSKLLKNEIEQSKNIEISKKDWIIGTITLMSGHQYFTDYAKKNYGEQALKNIEILRDKLIKSEVEKKAKKEEKKDVDKVKPSKGIETMFRITSGNNQKLSDMADNKAHILITVNSIILSAIISLLLRRLENNTYLSIPTFITLGVSVVTIIFSILATRPHLPSGIFTKKDVEDKKVNLLFFGNFYKMSLEEYTVGMQAVMKDYNYLYATLIKDVYSQGVVLSYKYRLLRIAYSIFMFGLIISVLSFIIATIIN; this is translated from the coding sequence ATGGATTATTCAATTTTGGTTCAAAATGCGAAAGATAAATTTTTGTCTTTCATTCAAAGCCACCCTAAGCCAAACTTATCCTATCATAATGTGAGGCATACTGAGGCTGTAGTTGATGCTGCTATTGAAATGGGTGAATTTTATCATTTGTCAGATAGAGAACGATCTTTGTTGCAAGTGGCAGCATGGTTTCATGATATAGGATATTTTAGCAAGGGCTCAGATAATCATGAATCAGAAGGAGCAAACATGGTTGAAAAATTTCTTCAATCATTGGAAATGCCAATCGAAGATATCGAAATAGTTAAAGGTTGTATCGATGCAACTAGAATGCCTCAAAATCCGCATAATTTATTTGAAAAAATTATTTGTGATGCAGATCTTTCACATTTTGGAAAGGAAGATTTCTATGAAAAATCCAAATTGTTAAAGAATGAAATAGAGCAAAGTAAAAATATTGAGATTTCTAAGAAGGATTGGATTATCGGCACGATTACTTTAATGTCTGGTCATCAATATTTTACGGATTATGCTAAGAAAAACTATGGGGAGCAAGCCTTGAAAAATATTGAAATTCTCAGAGATAAATTGATTAAATCGGAGGTCGAAAAAAAAGCAAAAAAAGAAGAAAAAAAAGATGTCGATAAAGTCAAACCAAGTAAAGGTATTGAGACAATGTTTAGAATTACTTCTGGGAATAACCAGAAACTAAGTGATATGGCGGATAACAAAGCTCATATTTTAATAACCGTAAATTCTATTATTTTGTCTGCTATTATTAGTTTGCTTTTGCGTAGATTAGAAAATAATACCTATCTAAGTATTCCGACATTTATAACATTAGGTGTAAGTGTCGTAACTATTATCTTTTCAATATTGGCAACTAGGCCACATCTACCTTCTGGTATATTTACTAAAAAAGATGTAGAAGACAAAAAGGTGAATCTTCTCTTTTTTGGAAATTTTTATAAAATGAGTTTAGAAGAATATACGGTTGGTATGCAAGCCGTAATGAAAGACTATAATTATTTATATGCTACCCTTATTAAAGATGTATATTCTCAAGGCGTAGTGTTAAGCTATAAATATAGATTACTACGGATTGCATATAGCATATTTATGTTTGGTTTAATTATTTCCGTATTGAGTTTTATTATTGCAACTATCATAAACTAG